In Ailuropoda melanoleuca isolate Jingjing chromosome X, ASM200744v2, whole genome shotgun sequence, a single genomic region encodes these proteins:
- the PDHA1 gene encoding pyruvate dehydrogenase E1 component subunit alpha, somatic form, mitochondrial — MRKMLAAVSRVLSGAAQKPASRVLVASRNFANDATFEIKKCDLHRLEEGPPVTTVLTREDGLRYYRMMQTVRRMELKADQLYKQKIIRGFCHLCDGQEACCVGLEAGINPTDHLITAYRAHGFTFTRGLSVREILAELTGRRGGCAKGKGGSMHMYAKNFYGGNGIVGAQVPLGAGIALACKYNGKDEVCLTLYGDGAANQGQIFEAYNMAALWKLPCIFICENNRYGMGTSVERAAASTDYYKRGDFIPGLRVDGMDILCVREATRFAAAHCRSGKGPILMELQTYRYHGHSMSDPGVSYRTREEIQEVRSKSDPIMLLKDRMVNSNLASVEELKEIDVEVRKEIEDAAQFATADPEPPLEELGYHIYSSDPPFEVRGANQWIKFKSIS, encoded by the exons ATGAGGAAAATGCTCGCCGCTGTCTCTCGCGTGTTGTCGGGCGCCGCCCAGAAGCCG GCAAGCAGAGTTCTCGTGGCCTCCCGTaattttgcaaatgatgctacattTGAAATTAAG AAATGCGATCTTCACCGGCTAGAAGAGGGCCCCCCTGTCACCACAGTGCTCACCAGGGAGGACGGGCTCAGGTACTATAGGATGATGCAGACTGTTCGCCGGATGGAGTTAAAGGCAGATCAGCtgtataaacagaaaattattcgTGGTTTCTGTCACTTGTGTGATGGTCAG GAAGCTTGTTGTGTGGGCCTGGAGGCCGGCATAAATCCCACAGACCATCTTATCACAGCCTATCGGGCTCATGGCTTTACCTTTACTCGTGGGCTTTCTGTCCGAGAAATTCTCGCAGAGCTTACAG GAAGAAGAGGAGGCTGTGCTAAAGGGAAAGGTGGATCGATGCATATGTATGCCAAGAACTTCTATGGGGGCAATGGCATCGTTGGAGCTCAG GTGCCCCTGGGAGCGGGGATTGCTCTGGCCTGTAAGTATAATGGAAAGGATGAGGTCTGTTTGACTTTATATGGCGATGGTGCTGCTAATCAG GGTCAGATATTTGAAGCTTATAACATGGCAGCTTTGTGGAAATTGCCATGTATTTTCATCTGTGAGAATAACCGCTATGGAATGGGAACGTCCGTTGAGAGAGCAGCGGCCAGCACTGATTACTACAAGAGAGGCGACTTCATTCCTGGACTGAGG GTCGATGGAATGGATATCTTGTGTGTCCGGGAGGCAACAAGGTTTGCAGCTGCCCACTGTAGATCTGGAAAG GGGCCCATACTGATGGAGCTACAGACTTACCGTTACCATGGACACAGCATGAGTGACCCTGGAGTCAG TTACCGTACACGAGAAGAGATTCAGGAAGTAAGAAGTAAGAGTGACCCTATTATGCTTCTCAAGGATAGAATGGTGAACAGCAATCTGGCCAGTGTTGAAGAATTAAAG GAAATTGACGTTGaagtgaggaaagaaattgaggatgcTGCCCAGTTTGCCACTGCTGATCCTGAACCGCCTTTGGAAGAACTAGGCTATCACATTTACAGCAGCGACCCGCCTTTTGAAGTTCGGGGTGCAAATCAGTGGATCAAGTTTAAGTCCATCAGTTAA